The following are encoded together in the Salvia hispanica cultivar TCC Black 2014 chromosome 6, UniMelb_Shisp_WGS_1.0, whole genome shotgun sequence genome:
- the LOC125192301 gene encoding putative transcription factor bHLH041: MDSIFLLEEGDRAALLEQIMQALGCVYICLRAYFSPPYNCLKGLDGIYHEGRNQQTTSHGSFVRRLFDVYREASTYVDAGLIPGIAFASNNPFMKLELHEFQSLISSDFQLQFYQEAGIKTVVLMGCATGELELGMLDNHNQVDIEAEMKNILQTHFPNQPPSSSSSSLLSVSVDNSPEYPPLLFNIPIPTTTTAPPPPFLPQETLIREPPTTTTTATDATHDQTRQMLNQFRHAHFPSIECEDAAMTNAILAVLSSPSTSTSSHRPPTTPNISTAFRAYQPNSPARRRSAAPAPSRFKRAMMFFNNLNHHRIRHDQSLPTATQLHHMISERKRREKLNESFQILRSFLPPGTKKDKASVLSSTVEYMSSLKSRVAELAEQNQILESRIGSVKKSESGGDEIGNGERVSVEISPSSSSSSSTSEARFLDLRVRVRGESNLLDLVSRVIEFLRGQSGVSLTSVESNTRMLDSVSVHVVIIRLKIQGDEFDESGFREGVKRAVDDQPN, encoded by the exons ATGGACTCCATATTTCTACTCGAAGAGGGCGACCGCGCTGCCCTCCTCGAGCAAATTATGCAAGCTCTGGGATGTGTTTACATCTGCCTTAGGGCTTATTTTTCTCCACCTTACAA TTGTTTGAAAGGGTTGGATGGAATCTACCATGAAGGAAGAAACCAGCAAACCACATCTCATGGAAGCTTTGTTAGGCGCCTTTTCGATGTATATCGGGAAGCATCCACCTATGTCGATGCCGG gcTAATACCGGGGATTGCTTTTGCGAGCAATAATCCATTCATGAAGTTGGAATTGCATGAATTTCAAAGCCTAATTTCGAGTGATTTCCAGCTTCAATTTTACCAA GAGGCAGGAATTAAG ACGGTTGTGCTCATGGGCTGCGCCACCGGAGAACTCGAGCTCGGAATGTTGGATAATCACAATCAG GTAGACATAGAAGCGGAGATGAAGAACATACTCCAAACACATTTCCCGAACCAACCACcttcgtcttcgtcttcgtcTCTTCTCTCGGTCTCAGTCGACAACAGCCCGGAGTACCCGCCACTACTCTTCAACATCCCCatccccaccaccaccaccgccccGCCCCCGCCTTTCCTTCCTCAAGAAACCCTCATCAGAGAGCCAccaaccaccaccaccaccgccaccgaTGCCACCCACGACCAAACCAGACAGATGCTCAACCAGTTCCGACACGCCCATTTCCCCTCCATCGAGTGCGAAGACGCCGCCATGACCAACGCCATTCTAGCCGTTCTCTCTTCtccctccacctccacctcctcccACCGCCCTCCCACAACGCCAAACATCTCCACCGCATTCAGAGCCTACCAGCCGAACTCGCCGGCGCGGCGGCGGAGCGCCGCGCCGGCGCCGAGCAGGTTCAAAAGAGCCATGATGTTCTTCAATAACCTAAACCACCACAGAATCCGGCATGATCAGTCCCTCCCCACCGCCACGCAACTGCACCACATGATCTCCGAGAGGAAGCGCCGCGAGAAGCTCAACGAGAGCTTCCAGATCCTCAGATCCTTCCTCCCTCCCGGAACCAAG AAGGACAAGGCGTCGGTGCTGAGCAGCACGGTCGAGTATATGAGCTCGTTGAAATCCCGGGTGGCGGAGCTGGCGGAGCAGAATCAGATTCTTGAATCGCGGATTGGTTCGGTGAAGAAATCGGAAAGTGGAGGGGATGAAATTGGAAATGGAGAAAGGGTTAGTGTGGAGATCTCTCcgtcttcatcttcttcttcttcgacgTCGGAAGCAAGATTCTTGGACTTGAGAGTGAGGGTGAGAGGAGAATCTAACTTGCTAGATTTGGTATCTAGGGTGATTGAGTTCTTGAGAGGGCAAAGTGGTGTGAGTTTGACCTCGGTGGAATCGAATACGAGGATGTTGGATTCTGTTTCAGTTCATGTTGTCATCATCAGACTCAAAATTCAG GGAGATGAATTTGACGAGTCTGGTTTCCGAGAAGGTGTGAAAAGAGCGGTTGATGACCAACCGAATTGA